A single genomic interval of Staphylococcus hyicus harbors:
- a CDS encoding cysteine desulfurase family protein, whose product MLYFDNAATTQPEADVLNSYIKVNQKFYFNPNSPHAKGVEAARLLDEARLQIKQSLKLDDETILFTSGATESNNMALKGAAYQKRPFGKTIITSVLEHPSVLEVMRQLETEGFVLKYVNVTQQGKIDLSHLKSLMHSDVILVTCMQVNNIMGQTQPINEIVRLLSAYPKVHFHVDAVQALGKQPVSMNGIDSLSISGHKFNGLKGQGLLILKNAHAITPIIHGGGQELGLRSGTVNLPNNVALAKAIRLATLNQSNLMRHLQQINDIIRERLENYPGIVVNSPFDASPHILNISFPGVRGEVLVNAFSKRGVMISTTSACSSKHAKINEVLNAMQIDKTNILGSIRLSFDHHTTLEDVTLFFEKLTEVYQEVEELLRK is encoded by the coding sequence ATAGTTATATCAAAGTAAATCAAAAATTTTACTTCAATCCCAATAGTCCTCATGCAAAAGGAGTTGAGGCAGCCCGCCTATTGGATGAAGCGCGTTTACAGATTAAGCAATCTTTAAAACTAGATGATGAAACGATTTTATTTACAAGTGGTGCTACAGAATCAAATAATATGGCATTAAAAGGTGCTGCATATCAAAAAAGACCTTTTGGTAAAACCATCATTACGTCAGTCTTAGAACACCCTTCTGTACTAGAAGTGATGCGGCAATTAGAAACGGAAGGTTTCGTATTAAAATATGTCAACGTTACTCAACAGGGTAAAATCGATCTATCTCATTTAAAATCACTTATGCATTCTGATGTCATATTAGTAACGTGTATGCAAGTTAATAATATTATGGGACAAACACAACCCATTAATGAAATCGTGCGCTTGTTATCCGCATATCCTAAAGTTCATTTTCATGTTGATGCTGTCCAAGCGCTAGGTAAACAACCAGTATCGATGAACGGTATCGACAGTTTGTCAATTAGTGGGCACAAATTTAACGGATTAAAAGGACAAGGATTATTAATTTTAAAAAATGCGCATGCTATAACGCCAATCATTCATGGTGGTGGACAAGAGCTAGGGTTGCGTAGTGGAACAGTCAATCTTCCAAATAATGTTGCACTTGCAAAAGCGATACGATTGGCAACATTAAATCAAAGTAACTTAATGCGCCATTTACAACAGATAAATGACATCATACGAGAGCGCCTCGAAAATTATCCAGGCATTGTCGTTAATTCTCCCTTTGACGCATCACCTCACATTTTAAACATTAGCTTTCCAGGTGTGCGAGGAGAAGTTCTAGTTAATGCATTCTCAAAGCGAGGCGTTATGATTTCAACGACAAGTGCATGTTCATCCAAACATGCTAAAATAAATGAGGTTTTAAATGCGATGCAAATTGATAAAACGAATATATTAGGAAGTATACGTTTATCATTCGATCATCACACAACATTAGAAGATGTTACATTATTCTTTGAAAAATTAACCGAAGTATATCAAGAAGTAGAGGAGTTGCTAAGAAAATGA
- the thiI gene encoding tRNA uracil 4-sulfurtransferase ThiI, which produces MIYDHLLVRYGELTLKGANRKTFVSQLRSNVKRALMPLKGYEVKANRDRMYIELEAHADIEEMISRISKVYGVHSISPVLKIEKSMDAMYTHGCLIADDFQAGDSFKIEVKRSDKQFEYETFAIQRMVGGAILKHRNDIHVNVRQPDHEIKIEVRLDAVYMYDKVIPAIGGLPVGTGGKTLLMLSGGIDSPVAGMEVMRRGVTIEAIHFHSPPFTSEKAKEKVIELTRIMAERVGTIKLHIVPFTDVQKQVHKVVHERYTMTSTRRMMMRIADKVVHQIGADAIVNGENLGQVASQTLKSMYAINAVTSTPVLRPLLSLDKEEIINKAKALGTFETSIQPFEDCCTIFTPKNPVTEPQFDKVIKYESGFDFEPMIEEAVNGIETLIIDKNYHLHQEKQNEWEDDLF; this is translated from the coding sequence ATGATTTATGATCATCTTCTAGTTAGATACGGAGAATTAACTTTAAAAGGTGCAAACCGTAAAACGTTTGTTAGTCAATTGCGTTCAAATGTAAAACGCGCATTAATGCCATTGAAAGGTTATGAGGTAAAAGCAAATCGAGATCGTATGTATATCGAACTTGAGGCACATGCAGATATTGAGGAAATGATATCACGTATATCTAAGGTTTACGGTGTGCATTCCATTAGCCCAGTTCTTAAAATTGAAAAATCAATGGATGCAATGTATACACATGGTTGTTTAATTGCGGATGATTTTCAAGCGGGTGATAGTTTTAAGATTGAGGTCAAACGTTCTGATAAACAATTTGAATATGAAACGTTTGCCATACAACGAATGGTCGGCGGGGCAATACTAAAACACCGCAATGATATACATGTTAATGTTCGTCAGCCTGATCATGAAATTAAAATTGAAGTACGTCTCGATGCGGTTTACATGTACGATAAAGTCATCCCAGCTATCGGTGGTTTGCCAGTAGGAACTGGTGGTAAAACATTGCTTATGTTATCTGGTGGTATTGACTCGCCAGTAGCTGGGATGGAAGTAATGCGTAGGGGTGTAACGATAGAGGCGATTCATTTTCACAGTCCACCATTTACAAGTGAAAAAGCTAAAGAAAAGGTGATTGAATTAACACGCATTATGGCAGAACGGGTAGGTACAATTAAACTACACATCGTTCCATTTACAGATGTACAAAAACAGGTGCATAAGGTCGTACATGAACGTTATACGATGACCTCGACACGTCGGATGATGATGCGTATCGCGGATAAAGTGGTTCACCAAATTGGTGCAGATGCAATTGTTAATGGAGAAAATTTAGGGCAAGTAGCGAGTCAAACACTTAAGAGTATGTACGCGATAAATGCCGTTACATCAACGCCTGTGTTACGTCCTTTATTGTCACTAGATAAAGAAGAGATAATTAATAAAGCAAAAGCATTAGGTACGTTTGAAACATCTATACAGCCATTTGAAGATTGCTGTACTATTTTCACACCTAAAAATCCAGTTACAGAACCTCAATTTGATAAAGTAATCAAATATGAATCTGGATTTGATTTTGAGCCAATGATTGAAGAAGCTGTCAACGGAATCGAAACATTAATCATTGATAAGAACTATCACCTTCATCAAGAAAAACAAAATGAATGGGAAGATGATTTATTTTAG
- a CDS encoding sulfite exporter TauE/SafE family protein — translation MELDITVIIIAMGLAFLAAFIDAVVGGGGLILIPGLLALGLQPATALGTNKMASAFGSLTSAFRFVRAKKVDLPLVGKLFPLSFLAAVAGTSLAVYLPSNVLKPLVIIILSGVLIYTLLKKEWGATRTYSKLSMIKAFMFVLLIALIGFYDGFLGGGTGSFLMFALLIIGFDFLSAAGNAKVLNFASNIGALLMFMYLGHINYVLGIILAISSILGSYVGAQFAIRKGVSYVKVLFVVVTLILIFKNAYDYLKAWLF, via the coding sequence ATGGAGTTAGATATCACTGTTATTATCATTGCAATGGGTCTCGCATTTTTAGCTGCATTTATTGATGCAGTTGTTGGAGGCGGAGGCTTAATTTTAATACCTGGCTTACTGGCGTTAGGATTACAACCGGCCACAGCATTAGGAACGAATAAAATGGCCAGTGCGTTCGGATCTTTAACGAGTGCATTCCGATTTGTACGAGCGAAGAAAGTGGATTTACCACTTGTAGGGAAGCTTTTTCCATTATCTTTCTTAGCTGCAGTTGCTGGCACGTCTTTAGCTGTTTATTTACCATCCAATGTACTCAAACCCCTTGTTATAATTATTTTAAGTGGTGTGTTAATTTATACATTATTAAAAAAAGAGTGGGGTGCAACGCGTACTTATTCGAAATTGTCGATGATAAAAGCATTTATGTTTGTCCTTTTAATTGCTCTCATCGGGTTTTATGATGGCTTTCTGGGTGGTGGCACTGGATCCTTTTTAATGTTTGCACTTCTAATTATTGGTTTTGATTTTTTAAGTGCTGCTGGAAATGCTAAAGTGTTAAACTTCGCATCAAATATAGGCGCACTATTAATGTTTATGTATTTAGGACACATTAACTATGTTCTTGGTATTATTTTAGCAATCAGCTCAATATTAGGTTCATATGTAGGCGCGCAATTTGCAATACGTAAAGGGGTAAGTTATGTGAAAGTATTGTTTGTTGTGGTTACTTTGATACTTATTTTTAAAAATGCTTATGATTATTTGAAAGCATGGTTATTTTAA
- the sppA gene encoding signal peptide peptidase SppA: MSKRIVAIILAAVIVMSGIVMSIVTTLASNFFNGGMTDFDQVPTTVVKNGSPSHQIAEVVVKGEITGNASGGLLGGEGYNHTLILKQLDTIKNDDSIKGVLLTVNTPGGGTYESDELYQKLKEVKTKGKKIYVQMETIAASGGYYISMPADKIYAGPQTLTGSIGVISQSMDYSELLKNLGIKTNTIKSGSHKDIMSPQREMTNEERDILQSINKDSFDQFVNVIKEGRHMSEDKVRKLADGRIYSAQQAKAHHLIDEIGYKNEALKAMKKELKLKNPQIITFDTSQQGLGSLFGIKTTFESLQTNVKQIKNILNNQSDTRPMYLYEG, from the coding sequence ATGTCTAAAAGAATTGTGGCGATTATTTTAGCGGCTGTTATTGTCATGAGTGGCATTGTAATGAGTATTGTTACAACGCTGGCTTCGAATTTTTTTAATGGTGGTATGACTGATTTTGATCAAGTCCCGACAACTGTCGTAAAAAATGGCAGTCCATCTCATCAAATTGCTGAGGTTGTTGTAAAGGGAGAAATCACTGGTAATGCGTCTGGCGGGTTGCTTGGTGGTGAAGGATATAATCATACGTTAATTTTGAAACAGTTGGATACAATTAAAAATGATGACTCAATAAAAGGGGTTTTGTTGACTGTAAACACGCCAGGTGGTGGTACATATGAAAGTGACGAATTGTATCAAAAGCTTAAAGAAGTTAAAACTAAAGGGAAAAAAATATATGTCCAAATGGAAACCATTGCTGCTTCTGGAGGATACTATATTTCAATGCCTGCAGACAAAATTTATGCAGGACCTCAAACATTAACGGGATCCATTGGGGTAATCTCACAATCTATGGATTACTCGGAACTGTTAAAAAATCTTGGCATTAAAACGAATACCATTAAATCAGGAAGTCATAAAGACATTATGAGTCCGCAACGTGAAATGACTAATGAGGAACGAGATATTTTACAATCTATAAATAAAGATAGTTTTGATCAGTTTGTAAACGTTATAAAAGAAGGACGCCATATGTCGGAAGATAAGGTGCGCAAATTAGCTGACGGGCGTATTTATAGTGCACAACAAGCTAAAGCACATCATTTAATAGATGAAATCGGATATAAAAACGAAGCACTTAAAGCAATGAAAAAAGAATTGAAGTTAAAAAATCCTCAAATCATTACATTCGATACATCACAACAAGGTTTGGGGTCGTTATTTGGCATTAAAACCACTTTTGAATCCTTGCAAACGAATGTTAAGCAAATAAAGAATATTTTAAATAATCAATCGGATACGCGTCCAATGTATTTATACGAGGGGTAG
- a CDS encoding RDD family protein — MKSVTVNNQNENPTQYRGDFQEVRPPVMTKYQYELNAFFYAGFGRRFLSYLIDLLIIWSVSSIIIKPILALTGAEELKLWISYFSLTHILDALIYFLYFVLMTKYFQQTLGKMILGIKVYRKDLCSPRWSDVLYREWVGRIISNIMLGLPYLTVMFTPKHIGVHDYFADTVVVKNKYFKYIQENEGL, encoded by the coding sequence GTGAAAAGTGTGACGGTAAATAATCAAAATGAAAATCCTACTCAATACAGAGGAGATTTTCAAGAAGTAAGGCCACCTGTCATGACGAAGTATCAATATGAATTAAATGCATTTTTTTATGCTGGATTCGGACGACGCTTTTTGAGTTATTTAATCGATCTTTTAATTATTTGGTCCGTATCAAGCATTATAATCAAACCTATATTAGCTCTTACAGGGGCGGAGGAATTAAAGCTATGGATTTCATATTTTAGTCTAACACACATTCTTGACGCGTTAATCTATTTTCTCTACTTTGTGTTGATGACAAAATATTTCCAACAAACATTAGGGAAGATGATTTTAGGTATTAAAGTGTACCGCAAAGATTTATGTTCGCCACGTTGGTCAGATGTCTTATATAGAGAATGGGTTGGGCGAATTATTTCAAACATCATGCTTGGATTACCATACCTTACAGTGATGTTTACACCGAAACATATTGGCGTACACGATTATTTTGCTGACACCGTTGTGGTAAAGAATAAATATTTTAAATATATTCAGGAAAATGAAGGTCTATGA
- the tpx gene encoding thiol peroxidase → MAQVTFKQNPVTLIGNEVNVGDQAPDFKVVDQGLQGVTLSQFDGKKKLLNVVPSLDTGVCDQQTRKFNEQANDEDGYVLTVSLDLPFAQKRWCASNGLDNVITLSDYQSHSFGKAYGVLMEELQLLARSVFVLDENNKVVYKEIVAEGTDFPDFEAALDAYRKL, encoded by the coding sequence ATGGCACAAGTTACATTTAAACAAAATCCTGTTACATTAATAGGTAACGAGGTTAATGTCGGTGATCAAGCACCTGATTTTAAAGTGGTTGATCAAGGCCTTCAAGGCGTAACGTTATCTCAATTTGACGGGAAGAAAAAATTATTAAATGTGGTACCATCACTTGATACAGGTGTATGTGATCAACAAACACGTAAGTTTAATGAACAAGCAAATGACGAAGATGGTTATGTTCTTACAGTTTCACTTGATTTACCATTTGCTCAAAAAAGATGGTGTGCATCTAACGGTTTAGATAATGTCATCACTTTGAGTGACTATCAATCACATTCGTTCGGTAAGGCTTATGGCGTTTTAATGGAAGAACTGCAATTACTTGCGCGTTCTGTATTTGTTTTAGATGAGAACAACAAAGTCGTCTATAAAGAAATTGTAGCTGAAGGTACGGATTTTCCAGATTTTGAAGCAGCATTAGATGCTTATCGTAAGCTATAA
- a CDS encoding class I SAM-dependent methyltransferase → MTQSTSVMEQLFKKLDDTTKQLNEENGQSFIENLGLSMEQIYTKERDLLEQATLQDRRKAFQFAYLSQLQKEEVQANHQITPDSIGLILGYLISQFESEAKALHIADLGSGAGHLSATVHEVMSEKTLMHHLVEVDPVLSRLSVHLANFLEIPFDVYPQDALMPLSFEEADVIIGDLPIGYYPVDERSHEMKLGFKEGHSYAHHLFIEQSITALKPSGYAFLVVPSTLFDGNQVKQLQNFIATETVMQAFLHLPRNLFKNERAQKSLLVLQKKAQGITQPVEVLLATIPDLKQPQNFQNFLRELNEWMQKNHPQK, encoded by the coding sequence ATGACACAATCCACATCTGTAATGGAACAACTGTTTAAAAAGTTGGATGACACTACGAAACAACTAAATGAAGAAAATGGCCAAAGTTTTATAGAAAATTTAGGTTTATCTATGGAACAAATCTATACTAAAGAGCGAGATTTATTGGAACAAGCGACGCTACAAGATCGTCGAAAAGCATTTCAATTTGCTTACTTAAGCCAATTACAAAAAGAAGAAGTACAAGCCAACCATCAAATTACACCAGATTCCATCGGGTTAATTTTGGGCTACTTAATTTCGCAATTTGAATCTGAGGCAAAAGCACTACATATTGCAGACTTAGGTAGTGGTGCAGGTCATCTAAGTGCAACAGTACATGAAGTAATGTCTGAGAAAACACTGATGCATCACTTAGTAGAAGTAGATCCAGTTTTATCACGTCTGAGTGTACATTTAGCTAATTTTTTAGAAATTCCATTCGATGTCTATCCCCAGGATGCTTTAATGCCACTCTCGTTTGAAGAAGCTGATGTCATTATCGGTGATTTGCCAATCGGATATTACCCTGTCGATGAACGCAGTCACGAGATGAAATTAGGCTTTAAAGAAGGCCACAGTTATGCGCATCATTTATTTATTGAACAGTCGATAACAGCGCTCAAACCCTCTGGTTATGCGTTTCTTGTTGTTCCAAGTACATTGTTTGATGGGAATCAGGTGAAACAGTTGCAAAATTTCATTGCAACAGAAACAGTTATGCAAGCTTTCTTGCATTTACCGAGGAATTTATTTAAAAATGAACGCGCTCAAAAATCATTGCTCGTTTTACAAAAGAAAGCGCAAGGTATAACGCAACCTGTGGAAGTTTTGCTTGCGACAATTCCTGATTTGAAACAGCCACAAAACTTTCAAAATTTCTTACGTGAATTAAATGAATGGATGCAAAAAAATCATCCCCAAAAATAA
- a CDS encoding acetate kinase yields MSKLILAINAGSSSLKFQLIEMPEEKLVTKGLIERIGLKDSIFTIEVNGEKVKEVKDIKDHEEAVNMMLDSLQAHGIINDINDIDGTGHRVVHGGERFPESELVTDEVVADIKKLTDLAPLHNPANLMGIEAFRKLLPNIPHVAVFDTSFHQTMPESAFLYSLPYNYYKDYGIRKYGFHGTSHKYVSQRAAEMLGKPIEELRIISCHIGNGASIAAIDGGESVDTSMGFTPLAGVTMGTRSGNIDPALIPFIMEKTGKTADEVLNTLNKESGLLGITGTSSDLRDIEDDASHGNERAELALEVFASRIHKYMGSYATRMHGVDVIVFTAGVGENSDVIRARVLEGLEFMGVYWDPRKNDGLRGKEAELNYPHSPVKVLVIPTNEEVMIARDVMTFGIK; encoded by the coding sequence ATGTCTAAGTTAATTTTAGCGATTAACGCTGGTAGCTCATCATTAAAATTTCAATTAATTGAAATGCCTGAAGAAAAGTTGGTCACAAAAGGATTAATCGAGCGTATCGGTTTGAAAGATTCAATCTTCACTATTGAAGTGAACGGAGAGAAAGTGAAAGAAGTTAAAGACATTAAAGACCATGAAGAAGCTGTAAATATGATGTTAGATAGTTTACAAGCACATGGAATTATTAATGACATCAATGATATCGATGGTACAGGTCACCGTGTTGTTCATGGTGGTGAGCGATTCCCTGAATCAGAACTTGTGACTGATGAAGTCGTTGCTGATATTAAAAAATTAACGGACTTAGCCCCATTACACAATCCGGCAAATTTAATGGGTATCGAAGCGTTCAGAAAACTTCTACCAAATATCCCTCACGTAGCAGTTTTTGACACATCATTCCATCAAACAATGCCTGAATCTGCATTTCTTTATAGCTTGCCATATAACTATTATAAAGATTATGGCATTCGTAAATATGGTTTCCACGGTACGAGTCATAAATATGTATCTCAACGTGCTGCAGAAATGTTAGGTAAACCAATCGAAGAATTACGTATCATCTCTTGTCATATCGGTAATGGTGCATCTATTGCTGCAATCGATGGTGGTGAATCTGTAGATACGTCAATGGGCTTCACACCCTTAGCAGGTGTAACTATGGGTACACGTTCAGGTAACATTGACCCTGCACTTATTCCTTTTATTATGGAAAAAACAGGTAAAACTGCAGATGAAGTTTTAAATACACTTAATAAAGAATCTGGTTTATTAGGTATTACTGGTACTTCAAGTGACTTACGTGACATTGAAGATGATGCAAGTCATGGTAATGAACGCGCTGAGCTTGCGTTAGAAGTATTTGCTTCTCGTATTCATAAATACATGGGTTCATATGCGACACGTATGCACGGTGTGGATGTCATTGTCTTTACTGCTGGCGTTGGAGAAAACTCTGATGTAATTCGTGCGCGTGTATTAGAAGGCTTAGAATTTATGGGCGTATATTGGGATCCACGTAAAAACGATGGATTACGTGGTAAAGAAGCTGAATTAAACTATCCACATTCACCAGTAAAAGTTTTAGTTATACCAACTAATGAAGAAGTGATGATTGCGCGTGACGTCATGACATTCGGTATTAAATAA